A stretch of Kwoniella dendrophila CBS 6074 chromosome 2, complete sequence DNA encodes these proteins:
- a CDS encoding V-type ATPase, C subunit: MGYYSTSLLVGSTSLATVIGLYLLFTGQGESFNVGKFLAESSPYAWAMTGIGLCIGLSVTGAAWGIFVTGASILGGGIRAPRISTKNLISIIFCEVVAIYGVIISIIYSSRVNGDVENLYTPSNYYTGFALFWGGLTVGICNLLCGISVGITGSTAAVADAADPQLFVKILIVEIFGSVLGLFGLIVGLLVSGKAEDFA; this comes from the exons ATGGGTTACTATAGCACAAGTCTACTTGTAGGATCCACTTCCCTTGCCACCGTCATCGGTCTTTATCTGCTCTTCACAG GTCAGGGAGAATCATTCAATGTTGGTAAATTCTTAGCAGAGTCAAGTCCATATGCTTGGGCAATGACGGGTATCGGACTTTGTATCGGTTTAAGTGTAACTGGTGCTGCTTG GGGTATCTTCGTGACCGGTGCTTcaattttaggtggtggtatcAGAGCACCTAGAATCAGTACCAAGAATCTGATTTC CATTATTTTCTGTGAAGTCGTGGCAATTTACG GTGTCATTATCTCTATCATCTATTCTTCAAGAGTAAATGGCGATGTAGAGAACTTATATACACCTAGTAACTATTATACCG GTTTTGCCTTGTTCTGGGGTGGTCTTACCGTCGGTATTTGTAATCTACTATGTGGTATATCAGTCGGTATCACCGGTTCTACTGCTGCTGTAGCAGATGCTGCAGATCCTCAACTTTTCGTCAAAATTCTTATCGTCGAG ATTTTCGGATCTGTTCTTGGTCTTTTCGGTCTTATCGTTGGTTTACTCGTA TCCGGTAAAGCTGAAGACTTCGCATAA